From a single Acidobacteriota bacterium genomic region:
- a CDS encoding sigma-54-dependent Fis family transcriptional regulator has product MSSVLIVDDEPSIRETLRGVLEDEGFDVADAATGEACLEVTRKEHFACILLDIWLGDGIDGLETLQKLREEGNDAAVVMISGHGNIETAVRSTKLGAFDFIEKPLSLERTIVTVKNAVRQRELERTNQQLQQDLADEYVMVGESVAMRALRKQISIVAPSDGRVLISGESGTGKELVARAIHAQSKRRTAPFVEINSAAIPEDLVESELFGHVKGAFSGATANKKGKFEIADGATLFLDEIGDMSPRVQAKMLRVLEEQRFEPVGSNSPIKVDVRVISATNKRLDWLIDNGNFRADLFYRLNVIPFQVPPLRERSEDIPLLVEHFNRRFSAAYGKPPKIFAEDTIDALGKYTWPGNIRELRNTVERVIIMNAKQKIAAADLPSFGTADEAPAASFRFPSFKAATDAYQREFILHKLAEHDGNVSKAAEEMGVDRSHLYRRMRNLGIQPK; this is encoded by the coding sequence ATGAGTTCTGTTCTTATAGTTGACGACGAGCCGAGTATTCGCGAGACTCTTCGCGGAGTGCTCGAGGATGAGGGTTTTGACGTTGCAGATGCGGCGACGGGCGAGGCGTGCCTTGAGGTAACGCGGAAAGAGCATTTTGCCTGCATTCTGCTCGATATATGGCTTGGCGATGGCATTGACGGGCTCGAAACACTGCAGAAACTCCGCGAAGAGGGAAACGACGCAGCTGTCGTAATGATCTCCGGCCATGGGAATATCGAAACCGCGGTCCGCTCGACCAAGCTCGGTGCTTTTGATTTTATCGAGAAGCCGCTGAGCCTCGAGCGGACGATCGTTACGGTAAAAAACGCCGTTCGCCAACGCGAACTCGAACGCACAAATCAGCAGCTTCAGCAGGACCTAGCCGATGAATACGTGATGGTCGGCGAATCGGTCGCGATGCGGGCGCTCCGCAAACAGATCTCGATCGTCGCTCCCTCGGATGGCCGCGTTCTGATCTCCGGCGAGAGCGGAACGGGCAAGGAGCTCGTCGCCCGGGCGATCCATGCCCAGTCGAAGCGGCGAACCGCTCCTTTCGTCGAGATAAACTCGGCGGCGATCCCTGAAGACCTCGTCGAATCCGAACTATTCGGCCATGTGAAAGGGGCGTTTTCCGGAGCGACCGCGAACAAGAAAGGGAAGTTTGAGATCGCCGATGGGGCGACGCTCTTCTTGGACGAGATCGGCGATATGTCGCCGCGGGTGCAGGCGAAAATGCTGCGGGTGCTTGAGGAGCAACGCTTCGAACCGGTCGGCAGCAATTCGCCCATCAAGGTCGATGTCCGCGTTATTTCGGCGACCAACAAACGGCTCGATTGGCTTATCGATAACGGAAACTTTCGCGCCGACCTATTTTATCGGCTGAACGTTATCCCGTTTCAGGTGCCGCCGCTCCGCGAACGTAGCGAGGACATTCCGCTGCTTGTCGAACATTTCAATCGGCGATTCTCAGCAGCCTATGGCAAGCCGCCGAAGATATTTGCCGAGGACACGATCGACGCTCTCGGGAAATACACTTGGCCCGGCAATATCCGCGAACTGCGGAACACGGTCGAGCGGGTGATAATAATGAACGCGAAGCAGAAGATCGCCGCCGCCGATCTGCCATCATTCGGCACCGCCGATGAAGCGCCGGCCGCGAGCTTCCGATTTCCGTCGTTCAAGGCCGCGACCGATGCCTACCAGCGGGAGTTCATCCTTCACAAACTCGCCGAACACGACGGCAACGTTAGCAAGGCCGCCGAGGAAATGGGCGTCGACCGCAGCCACCTCTACCGCCGTATGCGCAACCTCGGCATCCAGCCAAAGTAG
- a CDS encoding DUF1570 domain-containing protein, with protein MTHKSIRRRSLIAFFIFAAAFALPAAAQEQWTSARSANFHLIGNAKEAEIKRVATRLEQFREVFVQLFPSLKYTSQVPTTVIVFRNEKSFRPFKPQAADGKAVKWIARYFSAREDANYIVLSTEGETKQTYQTIYHEYVHYLVNNSFGRSKIPPWFNEGLAEYYDQFEIEGDIRVKLGMINQNHLYTLQNTKLIPLQQFFSIDYFTLNQQGGHSANIFYAQSWALMHYLIHGKGGNRANEINAYLNAIDKGDTPATAFRAAFKMEFEEMEKELRRYVERRSYQAYQITFKNKLAVDDPIKTEPMTLASANAYLGDLLLGSGRTEEAHARLAESLAAEPDNVLANSSMGMAKMRQRNFAEAKGYLEKARRAETAGHLVHYRYAYVLSREAMDTRGFVSRYPEDAVRSIRESLKKAIAANPNFPESYSLLAFIALVQNDEIDDAIGQIRTALRLSPGNENYILDLAGLHGRKRDFDQAKKLAESVYNSAQDPYTRARAQSVLQNVTDLQLYAENASSRGTGNSGEAAGERGVRRQTVVMLDADEELTEEKLKELTAAAELESINEALRKPKDGEKRILGHLNAIECARDNIAFVVKSAASTIRLTSKDFQGLELTSFVDMPDLQIGCGTIKQPLWAVVTYVPEEDQKKKTAGRIIAIDIVPDRVKSIE; from the coding sequence ATGACCCACAAAAGTATCCGCCGGCGTTCGCTGATCGCGTTCTTCATCTTCGCGGCCGCGTTTGCCCTGCCGGCCGCCGCCCAGGAACAATGGACCTCGGCACGTTCGGCCAATTTTCACCTTATCGGCAATGCGAAAGAAGCTGAGATCAAACGGGTCGCGACCCGGCTCGAGCAGTTTCGCGAGGTCTTTGTCCAGCTTTTTCCTTCGCTCAAATATACATCACAGGTCCCGACGACGGTGATAGTCTTTCGAAACGAGAAGTCCTTTCGCCCGTTCAAGCCGCAAGCCGCAGATGGCAAGGCCGTCAAGTGGATCGCGCGATATTTTTCCGCACGGGAGGATGCGAACTACATCGTGCTTTCAACCGAAGGGGAGACCAAACAGACGTATCAGACCATCTATCATGAGTATGTTCATTACCTTGTAAACAACAGCTTTGGCCGGTCAAAAATTCCGCCGTGGTTCAATGAAGGCCTTGCGGAATATTACGATCAGTTTGAGATCGAGGGCGATATTCGGGTCAAACTCGGAATGATCAATCAGAATCACCTGTACACGCTCCAGAACACGAAGCTTATACCGTTACAGCAGTTCTTCAGCATTGATTACTTTACCCTCAATCAACAGGGAGGCCACAGCGCGAATATTTTCTATGCTCAGTCGTGGGCTCTGATGCATTATCTGATCCACGGCAAAGGCGGGAACCGGGCGAACGAAATAAACGCATATCTGAATGCCATTGATAAGGGCGATACGCCGGCGACGGCATTTCGTGCTGCTTTCAAGATGGAATTTGAAGAGATGGAAAAGGAATTACGCCGCTATGTGGAACGACGCTCTTACCAGGCCTATCAAATCACTTTCAAAAATAAACTCGCTGTCGATGACCCGATCAAGACCGAGCCGATGACGCTTGCTTCGGCAAACGCATATCTGGGCGATCTGCTCCTTGGCTCCGGCCGCACCGAGGAGGCACATGCTCGGTTAGCCGAATCGCTCGCCGCCGAGCCTGACAATGTCCTCGCGAATTCATCGATGGGAATGGCGAAAATGCGCCAGCGGAACTTTGCCGAAGCAAAAGGCTATCTGGAAAAGGCCAGACGGGCAGAAACAGCGGGCCACCTCGTCCATTATCGTTATGCTTATGTCCTCAGCCGCGAAGCGATGGACACGCGCGGTTTCGTCTCGCGCTATCCGGAGGATGCGGTTCGGTCGATACGCGAATCGTTGAAGAAGGCCATCGCGGCGAATCCAAACTTTCCCGAGAGCTATTCGCTTCTCGCCTTCATCGCGCTCGTTCAAAACGACGAGATAGACGACGCGATCGGCCAGATCCGTACGGCGCTACGACTTTCGCCAGGAAATGAGAACTACATTCTCGACCTAGCCGGGCTCCATGGGCGCAAACGCGATTTCGATCAGGCGAAGAAGCTGGCCGAGAGCGTTTACAATTCGGCACAGGATCCCTATACACGGGCGCGTGCGCAAAGCGTTTTGCAGAATGTTACTGACCTGCAGCTTTATGCGGAGAATGCGAGCAGTCGAGGGACGGGCAATTCGGGAGAGGCAGCAGGTGAACGCGGCGTTCGTCGGCAGACCGTGGTCATGCTCGACGCCGATGAGGAACTTACCGAAGAGAAGCTGAAAGAACTCACCGCCGCTGCCGAACTCGAATCGATAAACGAGGCACTAAGGAAGCCGAAGGACGGAGAGAAGCGCATTCTCGGCCACCTGAATGCGATCGAATGTGCGCGAGATAATATCGCTTTTGTCGTCAAATCCGCGGCATCCACGATCCGGCTGACAAGCAAAGACTTCCAGGGCCTCGAGCTGACCTCTTTCGTCGATATGCCCGACCTTCAGATCGGCTGCGGCACCATAAAACAGCCGCTCTGGGCGGTGGTAACATACGTCCCCGAAGAAGACCAGAAGAAAAAGACCGCCGGTCGCATCATCGCGATTGACATCGTTCCCGATAGGGTGAAGTCGATCGAATAG
- a CDS encoding M3 family metallopeptidase, which yields MKNIFRNKKARIAAVVAAGAFSTIFMTTNYETATSAAEVDKAAVEALTQKWSGPFSGVPAFDKVKVEAFAPALEEAMAEQLQEIDAIANNRAVPTFENTIAAMERAGDKMDRVSTVYYIWAANMNSPEFAKVQREMAPKLAAFSDKITQNEGLFKKIETVYNSPEKAKLTSEQRRLAWVYYTNFVRAGAKLNTEQKARLSEINQALAGHFTKFGQNLLKDENDLYIELKSEGDLAGMSQSFKDGAAADAAAKGLKGSWIIRNTRSSVDPFLTYAERRDLREKVWKMFIMRGDNGGETDNKAIITEILQLRAERAKLLGYETHAHWRLENAMAKTPERAMELLEAVWTPAIARVKEEVRDMQALANKEGAKITIEPWDYRYYMEKVRKDRYDLDANEVKQYLQLDKIRDAMFWVAGELFNFTFTPVTNVPVFHPDVTVWEVKNKANGKHVGLWYFDPYARDGKRSGAWMNAYRSQSKIDGEVTTIVSNNSNFVKGKAGEPVLISWDDASTMFHEFGHALHGLSSNVNYPSLSGTAVSRDYVEFPSQLLEHWLSTPEVLQKYAVHYETGKPIPQDLVDKIARAATFNQGFATTEYLASALIDMKLHLAGSQKIDVAKFEKETLDTLGMPRELVMRHRTPQFSHAFGSDGYSAGYYSYLWSDVITADAYGAFTEGKGPYDKAVGERLVKYIFSVGNTMDPAEAYRKFRGRDPRVEALMKKRGF from the coding sequence ATGAAGAACATCTTCAGAAATAAGAAAGCCCGCATTGCCGCAGTCGTGGCGGCCGGCGCTTTCTCAACGATCTTTATGACAACGAATTATGAAACGGCGACTTCCGCCGCGGAGGTTGACAAGGCCGCCGTCGAAGCCTTGACCCAGAAATGGAGTGGCCCGTTCAGCGGAGTTCCCGCTTTTGACAAGGTCAAGGTCGAAGCATTTGCCCCTGCGCTTGAAGAGGCGATGGCCGAGCAGCTTCAGGAAATCGACGCGATCGCGAACAACCGAGCGGTGCCGACGTTTGAAAACACCATCGCGGCGATGGAGCGTGCCGGCGACAAAATGGACCGCGTTTCAACGGTCTATTACATCTGGGCGGCGAATATGAACTCGCCCGAGTTTGCTAAGGTGCAACGCGAGATGGCTCCAAAGCTTGCGGCGTTTAGCGACAAGATCACGCAGAACGAGGGCCTATTCAAAAAGATCGAAACAGTCTACAACTCCCCCGAAAAGGCCAAGCTGACATCTGAACAGCGGCGGCTCGCGTGGGTCTATTACACAAATTTTGTTCGGGCCGGTGCGAAGCTCAATACCGAGCAAAAGGCTCGTCTCTCGGAGATAAACCAAGCACTTGCGGGCCACTTTACGAAATTCGGACAGAACCTTCTCAAGGATGAGAATGACCTTTATATCGAACTCAAGAGTGAAGGCGATCTCGCCGGAATGTCGCAGTCTTTCAAGGACGGAGCCGCCGCCGATGCAGCCGCAAAGGGACTCAAAGGCAGTTGGATAATCCGCAACACAAGGTCCTCGGTCGATCCGTTCCTCACCTATGCCGAACGCCGCGACCTCCGCGAAAAGGTCTGGAAGATGTTCATAATGCGGGGCGACAACGGTGGCGAAACGGACAACAAAGCGATCATCACTGAAATTCTGCAGCTACGTGCCGAACGGGCAAAGTTGCTCGGATACGAGACGCATGCCCACTGGCGGCTTGAGAACGCAATGGCAAAAACGCCCGAGCGGGCGATGGAGCTTCTCGAGGCAGTTTGGACGCCTGCGATCGCCCGCGTAAAGGAAGAGGTCCGCGACATGCAGGCCCTTGCCAACAAGGAAGGCGCAAAGATCACTATCGAGCCGTGGGACTACCGCTACTATATGGAAAAGGTGCGGAAGGACCGCTACGACCTTGATGCGAATGAGGTCAAGCAGTATTTGCAGCTCGACAAGATCCGCGACGCGATGTTCTGGGTCGCGGGCGAGCTCTTTAATTTCACGTTCACGCCGGTCACGAATGTGCCGGTCTTTCATCCGGACGTTACCGTTTGGGAAGTGAAGAACAAAGCGAACGGCAAGCACGTCGGGCTCTGGTATTTCGACCCGTATGCCCGCGACGGCAAGCGGTCGGGAGCATGGATGAACGCATACCGTTCGCAGTCGAAGATTGACGGCGAGGTGACGACAATCGTTTCGAACAACTCGAACTTCGTCAAAGGCAAAGCGGGCGAGCCGGTTTTGATCTCGTGGGACGACGCGAGCACGATGTTCCACGAATTTGGCCACGCGCTTCATGGGCTTTCTTCGAACGTAAACTACCCGTCGCTTTCGGGCACGGCTGTTTCGCGTGACTACGTCGAGTTCCCGTCGCAGCTTCTGGAGCACTGGCTCTCAACGCCCGAGGTTCTGCAGAAATACGCTGTCCATTATGAGACCGGCAAACCGATCCCGCAGGATCTTGTTGACAAGATCGCGCGAGCAGCGACCTTCAATCAGGGCTTTGCGACGACAGAATATCTCGCGAGTGCTTTGATCGATATGAAGCTGCACCTCGCGGGCTCGCAGAAGATCGATGTCGCGAAATTTGAGAAGGAAACGCTCGATACACTCGGGATGCCGCGTGAACTCGTTATGCGCCACCGAACCCCACAATTCTCACACGCATTCGGGAGCGACGGCTACTCGGCCGGATACTACAGCTATCTCTGGTCGGACGTGATCACCGCGGACGCGTACGGAGCGTTTACCGAAGGCAAAGGCCCGTATGACAAAGCGGTTGGCGAGCGGCTCGTTAAATACATTTTCTCGGTCGGCAACACAATGGACCCCGCCGAGGCCTACCGTAAATTCCGCGGACGCGACCCAAGAGTCGAGGCATTGATGAAGAAACGAGGATTTTAG
- the glnA gene encoding type I glutamate--ammonia ligase, with protein sequence MNPKQVIHFGSDQEARFVSIRFCDLLGAWHHLTYPIGQLTEDSFEDGFGFDASSLRGWAAINESDMLLVPDPSRFWMDPFTDEPTLCLIANVVDPITKEGYGLDPRSVAVRAESYLRFTGIADTAYFGPEAEFFLFDEAAFHNDQNSAGYYLDSEEGHWNSRRSRDEMRPNLGYHIRPKEGYVPVAPLDSLIDIRNTISLTLAEVGIDVECHHHEVATAGQCEIDFRFSNMLHTADNLMLFKYVVKNTAVAYGKTATFMPKPLFGDNGSGMHVHQSLWRDGEPLFAGDQYAGLSEMAKFYIGGLLKHAPALVAFAAPTTNSYKRLVPGFEAPVNLAYSARNRSAAVRIPMFSPSPKAKRLEFRPPDPTCNPYITFAALMMAGLDGVQNRIDPGEPLDKDIYDLPPEELKNVPSLPGTLDEALTALEADHDFLLKGDVFSKTMIERWISYKREKEIAPLRLRPHPLEFAMYYDV encoded by the coding sequence ATGAACCCAAAACAAGTAATCCATTTCGGCTCCGATCAGGAGGCAAGATTCGTCTCCATTCGGTTTTGCGACCTGCTCGGCGCTTGGCACCATCTCACGTATCCTATCGGGCAATTGACCGAGGACTCGTTTGAAGATGGTTTCGGCTTCGATGCGTCGTCTCTCCGCGGTTGGGCGGCGATCAATGAATCGGACATGCTGCTCGTTCCGGACCCGTCGCGGTTCTGGATGGACCCGTTCACCGACGAGCCGACGCTCTGCCTTATCGCCAATGTGGTCGACCCGATAACTAAAGAAGGCTACGGCCTCGATCCTCGCTCGGTCGCCGTACGGGCAGAAAGCTATCTTCGCTTCACCGGCATTGCCGATACGGCATATTTTGGCCCTGAGGCGGAGTTTTTCCTCTTTGACGAGGCGGCATTTCACAATGACCAGAACTCGGCCGGCTATTACCTCGATTCGGAAGAGGGCCATTGGAACAGCCGCCGAAGCCGCGACGAGATGCGGCCGAACCTGGGCTACCACATTCGCCCGAAGGAAGGTTACGTCCCGGTCGCTCCGCTCGATAGCCTGATCGACATCCGCAACACGATCTCCCTGACGCTCGCCGAGGTCGGCATAGACGTTGAATGCCATCACCACGAGGTGGCGACCGCAGGTCAGTGTGAGATCGATTTTCGCTTCTCGAATATGCTCCACACGGCCGACAATCTGATGCTCTTCAAATATGTCGTGAAGAACACCGCCGTGGCTTATGGAAAGACGGCGACCTTTATGCCTAAGCCGCTTTTTGGCGACAACGGTTCGGGAATGCACGTCCACCAGTCGCTCTGGCGCGACGGCGAGCCGCTCTTTGCAGGTGACCAATACGCCGGGCTTTCGGAGATGGCAAAGTTTTACATAGGCGGCCTGCTCAAGCATGCCCCGGCACTCGTTGCCTTTGCGGCTCCGACGACCAACAGCTATAAGCGGCTTGTACCGGGTTTCGAGGCACCGGTAAATCTCGCGTATTCCGCCCGGAATCGCTCTGCCGCGGTGCGGATACCGATGTTTTCGCCGTCGCCAAAAGCGAAGCGGCTGGAGTTTCGTCCGCCGGACCCGACCTGCAATCCGTACATCACTTTTGCGGCATTGATGATGGCGGGGCTTGACGGCGTCCAGAATCGCATCGATCCGGGCGAGCCGCTCGACAAGGACATTTACGATCTGCCGCCCGAGGAGCTGAAAAATGTTCCCTCGCTTCCGGGAACGCTCGACGAGGCGCTTACGGCACTTGAGGCAGACCACGATTTCCTTCTCAAAGGCGACGTCTTTTCAAAAACGATGATCGAACGCTGGATCTCATACAAACGCGAAAAAGAGATCGCTCCGCTCCGCCTGCGTCCGCATCCGCTTGAGTTCGCGATGTACTACGACGTCTAG
- a CDS encoding 2-nitropropane dioxygenase produces MDKFSIVCPCCEAAITVDAMTGAVLAHEEKKKVHGSFDELKGELSKQKDLRDQLFAQEMASMKDRERLLEEKFQEALKKADRTSKDPFKNPLDLD; encoded by the coding sequence ATGGATAAATTCTCGATAGTTTGCCCTTGCTGCGAGGCGGCCATCACGGTCGATGCCATGACCGGTGCAGTGCTCGCGCATGAGGAAAAGAAGAAAGTACACGGCTCGTTTGATGAGCTGAAGGGCGAACTTTCGAAACAGAAAGATCTTCGCGACCAGCTTTTTGCGCAGGAAATGGCGTCCATGAAGGACCGCGAACGGCTGCTTGAAGAGAAATTCCAGGAAGCATTGAAAAAGGCCGATAGGACCTCGAAAGACCCGTTCAAGAACCCGCTTGATCTTGACTGA
- the pyrF gene encoding orotidine-5'-phosphate decarboxylase gives MEPRERLIVALDVPDRASATAAVEELSGAVGSFKIGMQLFTSAGPDLVRELSSAGHRVFLDLKYHDIPTTVANAAVEATRLGIWMMNVHALGGREMMARTADAVNEVCEKEGHNRPILIAVTLLTSSDAAVLAELGIGGTEEEAVLRLAKLTAASGFDGIVASAREVAAIRQDPITANCVTVTPGIRPSDGTNDDQRRVMTPEAAVAAGSDYIVVGRPIMNAANKRKAAEGIVNSIAAVK, from the coding sequence ATAGAACCCCGCGAACGCCTGATCGTTGCTCTGGATGTGCCGGATCGAGCCTCGGCAACCGCGGCGGTCGAAGAATTGAGCGGAGCGGTCGGTTCTTTCAAGATCGGGATGCAGCTATTCACGTCGGCCGGCCCGGACCTTGTTCGCGAACTTTCGTCGGCGGGCCATCGTGTTTTCCTGGACCTTAAGTACCATGACATTCCGACCACGGTCGCAAACGCGGCGGTCGAAGCGACCCGACTCGGCATCTGGATGATGAACGTCCACGCTCTCGGCGGCCGCGAAATGATGGCCCGGACAGCCGATGCCGTCAATGAGGTCTGTGAGAAGGAAGGCCACAACCGGCCGATCCTCATAGCTGTAACGCTTCTTACCAGCAGCGATGCGGCCGTGCTCGCGGAGCTCGGGATCGGCGGAACTGAGGAAGAAGCGGTATTGAGGCTGGCAAAGCTGACGGCGGCGAGCGGATTTGATGGCATTGTCGCCTCTGCCCGCGAGGTTGCGGCGATCAGGCAAGATCCGATCACTGCAAATTGCGTGACCGTGACGCCGGGAATACGTCCGTCGGATGGAACAAATGACGACCAGCGGCGTGTAATGACACCGGAGGCCGCCGTGGCTGCAGGCTCGGACTACATCGTCGTCGGCCGGCCGATAATGAACGCCGCCAACAAGCGGAAAGCAGCAGAAGGAATCGTAAACTCGATTGCCGCCGTCAAATAG
- a CDS encoding DUF3108 domain-containing protein: MRGKLDLTNTELKSCPLGPIAFGLIAFATLAVFLFAGVPAGAQQQKFRTGEKLAYRVSLDSFDDVAFAETHVVSSGLLDGRPTYEIRFRTRSLNFASAAFFLFDEDRTTFVSADTGLPLFQRRIDASAGMPIETTIDRRQDPAAPLDLVTALSRIRQSNGSANLVFAEGDRTYSLTSSISGAERLVLSAGEFDTNIATLQSDYFTTLGMSDFRLNLTSDERQIPVLLRARITRGELRIEISGIVMVEQPSAEPTPNPIISPVTPPPTPTPMPTPTPYQANQPISPELSFVLGETMKFRVREAGVDAGLLTVAAEERREFDGIDSIRIAARFSDVPATSTAIRNGDSVITFVDPRTMIPFKTEVRFSGALAAMSQTATLDRTTNAIVYDGTRLDAPFATHSVLSLFYAVRSFNLKPSNDAKNPVNDTRVSVFWRDRATVFTLRPGQGETFMNRGETRPAQLITILPQNPELDRLFPKLWLGLDANRTPLKLVLGTFEFELIDVQFRLPAPPREPQKIDTMPN; the protein is encoded by the coding sequence CTGAGAGGAAAGCTCGATCTGACAAATACTGAACTGAAATCATGTCCGCTCGGCCCGATCGCCTTCGGGCTAATCGCATTTGCCACACTTGCGGTTTTTCTCTTCGCCGGCGTTCCGGCAGGAGCACAGCAGCAGAAGTTTCGCACGGGCGAGAAACTGGCATATCGCGTCTCGCTTGATTCGTTTGATGATGTGGCATTTGCCGAGACGCATGTCGTCTCATCGGGATTGCTTGACGGGCGTCCGACGTATGAGATCAGATTCCGGACGCGTTCGCTCAATTTTGCTTCGGCCGCATTTTTTCTTTTCGACGAGGACCGAACGACCTTCGTTTCAGCCGATACCGGCTTGCCTCTCTTCCAACGGCGGATCGACGCTTCTGCCGGGATGCCGATCGAAACGACGATCGACCGTCGCCAGGATCCCGCGGCCCCGCTAGATCTTGTGACGGCACTTTCCCGCATCCGGCAGTCGAATGGCTCGGCAAACCTTGTTTTTGCAGAGGGCGATCGAACCTATTCGCTGACCTCATCGATCAGCGGAGCGGAGCGGCTGGTGCTTTCGGCCGGTGAGTTTGATACGAATATTGCCACGCTCCAGAGTGATTATTTCACGACGCTCGGGATGAGCGATTTCCGATTGAACCTGACAAGCGACGAACGGCAGATCCCAGTGCTTCTCCGTGCCCGAATCACACGCGGTGAACTTCGGATCGAGATATCGGGCATCGTAATGGTCGAGCAGCCCTCGGCCGAGCCGACGCCGAACCCAATTATTTCGCCCGTAACGCCGCCGCCGACGCCAACTCCGATGCCGACGCCAACGCCGTATCAGGCCAACCAGCCGATCTCGCCTGAGCTTTCGTTCGTTCTTGGCGAGACAATGAAGTTTCGCGTAAGGGAAGCCGGCGTCGATGCCGGCCTGCTGACGGTCGCTGCCGAAGAGAGGCGGGAGTTTGATGGTATCGATTCAATTCGCATTGCCGCAAGGTTCTCCGACGTCCCAGCGACGTCAACCGCGATCCGCAATGGCGATTCGGTCATTACGTTTGTCGATCCGCGGACGATGATCCCGTTCAAGACCGAAGTTCGATTCTCGGGTGCACTCGCCGCGATGTCGCAGACCGCCACGCTCGACCGGACGACCAACGCGATCGTCTACGACGGCACCCGACTAGATGCTCCGTTTGCAACGCATAGCGTTCTCTCGCTTTTTTACGCCGTCCGCTCGTTCAACCTAAAGCCAAGTAATGACGCAAAGAATCCGGTAAATGACACGCGAGTGTCTGTCTTTTGGCGCGACCGGGCCACGGTCTTCACCCTTCGCCCCGGGCAGGGCGAAACCTTTATGAACCGTGGGGAAACTCGCCCAGCACAGTTGATCACCATACTCCCCCAGAATCCCGAGCTCGACCGGCTTTTTCCAAAATTATGGCTTGGGCTCGACGCAAATAGAACGCCTCTTAAGCTTGTTCTCGGTACTTTCGAGTTTGAACTAATTGATGTTCAGTTTCGCCTTCCTGCACCTCCGCGTGAACCTCAAAAAATTGACACAATGCCAAATTGA
- a CDS encoding ferrous iron transport protein A: protein MRLSDLPAGGSGIVTAVDDGSRVGRRLSELGVVPGVKIAVIKHAPFGDPVEIRLLRYNLALRKEEAAVVQIDPESTNGRS from the coding sequence ATGAGGCTTTCCGACTTGCCAGCCGGAGGTTCCGGAATTGTGACCGCGGTCGATGATGGCTCCCGCGTCGGCCGAAGGCTTAGCGAACTCGGCGTCGTTCCGGGCGTTAAGATCGCGGTCATCAAGCACGCTCCATTCGGCGATCCGGTCGAGATCCGTCTTCTCCGATACAATCTTGCTCTCAGAAAGGAGGAAGCGGCGGTCGTCCAGATCGACCCGGAAAGCACAAATGGACGAAGCTAA